The Primulina huaijiensis isolate GDHJ02 chromosome 9, ASM1229523v2, whole genome shotgun sequence genomic interval AACGTCAGTCTGCTTGGTGAGCGTTTTAGGTTGCTTGTGGAATTCCAATACATGCTTATTGAAAAGTTCGTGCATTTGACAACAAATATCgatttttaagcaaaagaacATTAAAAGAAAATACTAGTTTTTCCATCCCCTTCTCCGGGCTATCTTCATTCCTAAAACATATTTTCACAGggaaaaatttgtgtgagacggtctcgcgggtcgtattttgtgagacagatctcttatttgtgtcatcaatgaaaaaatattactttttatgctaagagtattattttttattgtgaatatcggtaggattgaccggtcttacagataaagatttgcgagactgtctcacaaaaaacctattCATCCTCACAACCTTATGCatgttataatttattttcgCATATATACCCTAAAATCTCAAACGTTGTATTcgtatttgtatttgtatttgtattaatCAAAGCAGTTGCAAACATAGGGTCTGGTCAACTGGTGACTTTTTTGGAGGGGAATGTGTTGATATCTTGCAGAGGTCTAAAAAAGTTCAAAGCGTGGGGAAAAACTTTGTTTCTAACAAAAGCATAAAAAAGAGTTGTAAGATCTTCGGTTGACAATACTTAAATTAAACGTGTAAAaaacgcaaaaaaaaaaaatttaactttttaaataaaattttaagtaaaatttatttttttaggagaagttaaaatttgttttaaataataagttaGTGATATAAAATTACATCGAAAACATGGAAATAAATTTGTTCCGAACCCTCTCATTCTTTGAGACTAAGAGATGATATTTAACTCAACAATAATTGACAAATTTTTTACTCCACCCAGtttataattttgaaacttaTGTTTTGATAACTTGAAAATTTATGCATTTATTCTTGTACTTTGAAtgtttatgtattatttaatcTCGACTTGTATaatttcaattataataaaaactaaaaaaacatttttcacattTAATCTCGTACTAAATCCAaactaaaaaaacatttttcacattTAATCTCGTACTAAATCCACTTTTAGAAGGTTGTCATCGTGTTTCGTGTGTTTTAGAAActtgatattttgtttaaatcaaTACAAAATTGTAATTGACATGGTTAGTTCTTTGTTATATTTAATTGCTATCAAACAGTTTAGGAGCATCACAGAATAGTAAAGATTTGTcaatcatattaatttttttgatgatGTGAGACTCGCAATTTCTACTTTTCGATACTAGTGGGTAAACTATCGAACTAACGTAATACATGCAATCTATGCTAACAAGGTAAACCGCACTGACAAGCTCACCAAAACTGTGTTGACATGATAAATTGAACTTCTAAAGatagaatttttaaatttttttactatatatacattttagaaaaataattatataattaaatgacCTCCCATATAATTGAAAAGTGCATGTATTTTAGTGGTAGAAatgatattaatgatttttttttattacaacacacGCGGAGGTCATTCTTTGTTATACAAACCCGGTCTAGAAATGATATTAATGATTTGTTATAGTTGAATTCGAATCCTACTATTTCTAAATAAATTTCCCTTTTCCCCGTTTTTTTCCCATTCTttggcttctttttttttttttttttttttttttNaaataaataataaataaatagaaagaaaaaaataggCTTATTTTTTGACCAATTGCAATTCATCGTGAAACTTTTCTCTTCTTTTGGATGTTAGAGAaaaaaacaaggaaaaattGGGTGATTTTATTCCTTTATTTTAATCACAACATTTACTAAGTTGGTTTTTAGTCGTTTTTGGCTtgtttttattagaaatatttggTTTGTGCTACATGGaattttgaattaaaagataAGTCATGTTACTATTTTTTGGAATAACTTTGGCTTTTCTAAGTTTGTTTGTTTTATCTATTGAAATGAATAAAGATGTTTCTTGTCCTATCTCGGAGGCTCGGACTAATTGTTTTATCAAATCACTTCTAAGTTGTAGATAAGTCATATTATTCAATTTGTTTCCGGTTTTACTTCTCATGTAGTTCGATTAATGTGGGTATTTCTCTTTATTTATGTAATGGagataaaaatttttattatgattttcttgatttgaaCATTATTTACTTAAGTGATGTACGTTCaatgtttgtattttttattatatgtagTATTTACTTGTAATTTGCTATATACTTATGAACGTTCATAAGACTAAGAAGATTTGCTGTAAGTCAAAAGAGCGCAAAAACACATCTTGCACAACCAtcgcatattttattttagaatttagCAAATGTATCATTGTCTTGAttaaattgaatagattttatttatttgtgtcagatgtaaattttattagtaaaaagAGAAATCTATAACAAATTATGTTGCTCTTTATTCTTCACGTTTCTATTTACTACATAATACAAATCGATCATTTTCAGCTATAAATATAGTTAAAATTTGTCTTCCAAGGAAAATAGATGTTGATTTTCTTTCGGATGTAttgataatatttattaaaagatagattattaaaatattagtatttatttatgtaaaatattcattaagAATGTTGTGAGTGTTGAATGTGAGTTGACAAGCGAGGGCagccaaaaaaacaaaacaaaacctcCAACGACCAAAAAACACACTCGCAAACTCCTCTACTGTACAGCATCCAATGTCAAACCCGCTAATGGCCAGCAATCGCGACGATCCACTTCTATTGCTGAGTGCGCACCACCATCCTGCCTCGTCTTCCTCGCCCGCTGCTGTCTCCGACCCCGACAGTTACCTTCTCGACGCCTCCCAACTTGGTAGCGCCTCCGGAAGCTTCCAGAACGATGGCTTCCTCGGCGGGGGATACGATGCTGGATTTGTTAACGAATCCGAATATGGCTTCTCGCGCCCCGATTTCAGGCAGGGTCCGCTTGTGGGAACTGTGGAGCTATACGAGCGCCACGTCTTCTTGTGCTACAAGAACCCTCAGGTGTGGCCGCCTCGTATTGAGGCCGCTGAATTCGATCGGCTTCCCAGACTTCTTGCTGCCGCTCTAGCTGCGAGGAAGACAGAAATGAAACGACAGGTAGAaggttttttttctttcatgtGGATTTTGTGCGGCGGTGCAACGTCTGTTTCTGTCGTTCTTTATTTTTCTCCGTTAGAATGTTGATGAATTATGACAAGGTTGTGGATGTTTGATGAGTTTGAGGAAAAATTGAACCGAGTTTTGATGTAGATTTAGTTTTCCATTTTATGTATGTTTGTGTTGGGAAGTTGTTTGATGGGCGTGCGGGTTATGCATCAATCTTATCGGATGATGAGATTATTTTTATTACCGTGTAAATTTGATAGTTAGAATTAGTGAAATTGCTCTGTGAAGGTACTCGAAGTCTCGAATTATTAGGCTGGGTTCTTTTGAGTTTTGACCATTCTCTCAGCTTTTGTGGAATATTCAGACAAATCTAGCTCTCAAATGTCATTTACGTTGAAAGATTCCAATCAAAGTGTACATGCGGCAACAGATCATTTTGGGCATGAGCTCAAACTTTCAACTTGCAACTTGCTGTTTCTTTGACTGGGAAATAtgtttattataaaacaaaatattttcggtACTTTTTTTTGCTTCAATGGAAAAAGAAACGAATGGAGGTTGGTTTTCTGTCGAGAAGATCAGCTCCTCTGCTTCTTAGAAGGGTCTTGGATTTATCCCTGTGAATACCATGGCGATGTGTTTCCATGATAAGCTATGAAAAATCACGGCTTGGTTCCTCTTTACTATGTTTTGAATTATCCTTTTTATGACAAACACTTTGTCACAAATCTTTTCAGACCCGTTTGACTATATGTGAGGGACACGATGGTACTGAGACATCAAACGGTGATGTGCTAATCTTTCCAGACATGATTAGATACAGGTTCAAGTTCATCTTCTACTGCTTTGAAAACCCATTGCATTCCTTTGTATTTGCCACGAAAGATTGTAAGTTTGAATAAAATTACAGGAGATTAACGCATTTTGATGTTGATACATTTGTTGAGGAGGTGCTCGTGAAGGAGTGTGAATGGTTGCCTGGAAGCCCAGAAGCTTTGAGGGGTTGTTATATTTTTGTATGCTGTCATGGCTCAAGGGATCGACGATGTGGTATTTGTGGACCTTCTGTtatcaataaatttaaggatgAGATAGAAACACGTGGTTTACAAGGTAAAGTGTCGGTTGGCCCCTGTTCACACATTGGAGGGCACAAGTATGCGGGTAACGTGATCATTTTTGGACCTAACATAAAAAAAGAAGTTACTGGCCACTGGTACGTGGATAACTAGTTCTCCTTTACCTAATGTTATTGAGCAGTTTCTCCCTTTCTTGAAAATTGCATGTACACTAATTAAACGATGATAATATTGCAACTACGCTGCAGGTACGGATATGTTATGCCTGAAGATGTACCTGTTTTGCTTGAACAGCATATTGGGAAAGGAGAAATTGTTGATTGCCTATGGAGGTAATGTATAGCAGACATGTATTAGATTTTCTTTACGAGCTTGGcccataaatatttgattatttttgcaGGGGACAAATGGGATTATCAGAAGACGACCAGAAAAGGTCACAGGAACTAAGGTTTCAGATTAACGGTGAGACATTTATGGATAGGATCCCAAATGAGACTATAGGAGTCACCGATGCAAAAGCGAGTATGTGCGCATCTCAAGCAGATGGCACAGCATGTTGTCAAGAGAAAGATGGCTTCTCTTGCTGTCAGAACCCTGCCTCACAAGGAAAGGTGGATCCTGAGTCTACCAAGGTTGCTGAAAATGTTACTAACGAAAAGAAAAGGCGCTATAAGAGACAAATTTCTCAAAATAATGTTGGAAATGGAACTGGTCCTCATAAAGTGTGCTCAATGCCTACGTGGTTGGAAACCTGGGAGCGTGAAGATGCATATGCTGCACTAGCCGTTGTTGGTGCTGCTGTATCAGTTGCATTTGCCTATAGCTGCTACAAAcagttgagctgaaatttcATGCTATTGCTGTGTTGTCATTTCTGTGTGTGGTTAATTTCTGTTCAAGTGTGGTTCCCTCATGGCTGAAATTATAGACGATCGTCTTTAAGTCGAAAGAATTTGATCCATCTGAGTATATGTGTCTTGTGATTTAGAACCATGGGAGGCCATCATATTTCGTGTAAATATTTCATGTAGGTTCACCGTATAGTATTGCTATTTTGTACAGTATAAGATAACTTTATTGTTTCCGTTATTGGGCTTGAACGATAAAAGGCATTTTACTTTGATAATATCATATGATTTGTACCAAGTGGTAACAGATGCTTAATACATGCGAGTTTGAAAGTAGTTAATTAACTGAAAAATAAAAGGCATCAGATGCATGGAAGCTTCATCTGGCTTCACTCCCAAGTAATCTTAAGCTCTTGTAATGGGTGTGCAATCCCATTTTGCTTCCCAACTCTTTGAATTTCACTTTTTATAGTTCGAGGGATCTTGATTTCTACTGGATCAGGCTCAGGAAAGTCCACATTGAATGAACCATGTCTGACTGGTGCGACTATCTCCACCAGTTTGGCTTACTCCTTAACATAGTTATATAGCTGCTGATGATACGGATGGTCCAACGAAAAACAGTCACTAACCATTTCATTCCTGGCAATCTTGGATGACCCTGAGCCTTCCCTTCGGCAAAAATGTGGGAGAGACTCGTGATCCATAATCTGCACGTGTCACAATGGTAAAAGTTGAATGACAGGAGTTTTCTGGATGAATCCTGTGTCAACTAATTTTTTAGTGGAGGTGAAGCACCATTTTAACATTAATACTGGGGGAAAATAAGCATATAGAGGGAAAATGAAATGGCAGTCTGGTTACCAACAACCCTACCGACTCCCTCTCCTTCCGCCACAGATTGCACTTGCCTGTACTCATTGACCAGAAGAGTGGCCTACCTTCAACAGGTCGTCCCTTCCGGAGCCTGAAAGAACCTGCACCTTCTTCCCAGTTCTCTCATGCAGAAGAGGTTTAACAACCTGTAGCAGCAGAAAATTATCATATGAATGTCGCATATTATTGGAGATAAACAGAAGGAATGCTTCAGCGCAAACCTTCCAACAAGCTGTAAATATGTATGGGGCATTGACTATGTAATAAGTGTCTGTCTTCTCAGGATAGTTCAGGTCGTCAATAGTCGATATCGCAGACAATAACTGCAACCAGAAAAGTATATCAGTTCAAGACATGAGAGAGGTTCACAGAGTGTGAAATTCGATGAGTGAGCGTggcattaaaaataaaaagagaagGTTACGGACACCTTAATTTGATTCAACGCAGAAAGCTTTAAACCGgtcatgtccaaaatatttatgCATGTGCCAATATACcatccaattttttttgttgcagAAGGCTATATAACATGAGCTTGATTAAGTCAACTAGATAAAGAAATCGCAACATCATTTTTTAACATTAAAGTACGTAGATTCTGAAGCTCACCAGTATGACACGATCTCTGTATTCATTCATTTGGATATGTGATTGAACATAACAATGAATCTGAAACAGAGAAAACCAAGAATTAGTAAGCATAAGATCTTGACAATAGTTTCCACAATAAAGAACATAATTTTACACATTTCCAAGAGCTGCAAAGTTTCCTACTTTCCGAGACACTCACAGCTTTTGACTAAAGCATCAAAAAATGAAATCTTACGGATGCTTTGTCATATGTGCTAAGACCTACGCCAGTGGCAATGACTGGAACACCCTAAAAAAGAGCAATATGACCATCAATGCCATCATATCGCGGCTGTATCGGTGCTGAGAATTCAACAAATCATCCATGGAGAAAAAATGACAATGTTTTAATTTAAGACATATAACCAGAACCTCTTTTGTGTATCCAGGCATTCCCACAAGCTGAGAATCCCTTATTGCTCTATACATGTCATTAGGGACAATTGGCTTCTGCAAAAGCAACCAGCTCTATCAGCAGGGAAAAAGAAAATCGCAATGCGAGGTTTCAAATGAGATAAAATCCAGAAACCTACCGCCAATGTGAAGTCAATTTCATTTTGTATCCTCCAGTTTAAACAGTCAGTAAGCTGAAAATTTTGACTGCTTTCAGAACTACAGAGAATGACCACTTTAAATGGATTATAAGCCAATTTACAACTAACCATTTTACACGCAATCAATACATTTCCATCCCTTGCCTTGAGAAACCTCAAGAAAGTCTCCCTTTGATACCCTAGAAGCATATTCTGCAAATGAAAAAGTCTCAACTCTCGAATTGCACTCATTTTACATTAACTGTGTGCATCGAAAATAAAGCAAGCTTCCACCCAGTCAATGTACTGAAACTTCgatttcgaaaataaaaaacGTGAATGAGTTTAAGTTACATCAGAAAATTTAGGGACCAAGGTAACTGAACTGATCAAGTTAAACCTGAGAAAAGACGTGAAGATGATGCACAAACAAGTTCAGTGAATTCAAGAAACCACCATTTTCTTCTCATGGTTCTAAAATGAATCTTGACTTAAAATAAGATCAATACCACTTGAATAACAGTAAAAACTCAAGAAGAAACttgaaatagaaaaaaaaaagcaaaaagcaGAGGAAATCAAACTCTAAATATCCTAAAACCAGATTGATCAGTCAGTCTCCATTGTTTAATAATCAAATTACTGAGTTGACCAACAATAGACTAATACAGTATATGAAACTGAACTCAGCATGACTTGATTTTGTCCATTACATTATCCCCAGCCACAACCAGGAAATATTATATGCATGACAACCAACAAGGATAAACATTCTTTAGAACAGCACACATATACACAAAATTGGGCCAAAAAACATCAAACATTTCTGGAATTACTCACTCAAAAAACAGAACAAGATCGGTGACAAAATTCACCTGGAAAGTTTTCTTCAATGGCTCATCAACTGTATTAAAAACATGAAAACATCAGCAAGCGGCAGATCCAAAGATCAACAAATGGAATTGCATTCAGCAAGACAAATAGAGAAACTGCCGTTTTTTCACCAAGATTTGAAATTGTTTGATCATATCTTCCGTTATGAACATCATTGTGCTTTCTTTCATCATGTACAGTTTGGCCGATAGATTCAGGCCAGACTTCAAACTTTTACCGTGGTTTCCTCGTGATGGGTGGGCCTTTCTCACAATAACCTGCGGTTCTTGTGAAAATACAGGCTTCTATTCTGTTCCTATATATACAAACCTCCTACTGAAGAAAAAGACACTACCTTTCTTGGATCTTTTATCGATGTCAACTATTCTTCACAAatggaaagaaaaagacaacACAAAAGCAAAGTTTAATACTCTTGATGGGAATAAAGAATATATTTGGCTGATTATTTCCATGTATAGATATTTAAACTTAATACTCACCGATCCCGGAACAATTCCACTTTAATTATATACATACTCGCCATTTTTTGGGATCTGCTCGACTATGTGTGACGTTGAAGAACTGGCAGTACTCGTGTCCTACAAAATTcagtggttttttttttttgtttctttctttaTATCATCACTGAAAATTAATCTCCTTATCTTTCACGGGTTCGTTCTCCAATTTCTTTTCCGTATATCCTGTAAAGAACAGTCAGGTGGTTGTGATTTCAAGGTTTAGCTCTTACTATATTACATTTAAGAATGAGACACactttttacaaaaataattattatttttaccttTAAGTGgggtaattataatttatttaaattatattttaattcgcATAAAAAATCGTCTATCAATCATTAACtggtcaataaatttttttaactaattaattaatttttaacgCGTGTATATCGTATGTGAACACtactaataattattaataatgatCTTTTACATGCGTTTTGTGATCGTACAaactttttataattaatttgactTATATGTAAttggttgaaaattaatatttaaaatgtgtatgttgaatatttgaatgttgaaaataagagttgtaaatattgaaaattagtgtgtgatgatataggtaatgatgattttatttttggattatttgtaaagattttctataaatagatctctcatttgtgaagaaaatcacaattgagttgagagaaaaatattataaagtgtgtagtgtgataattttgagagtttgagatttttactttttaccgtaaatttttattttttcacaacacgttatcagcacgaagctctaaaagtccttcatatttttccaagctccaaaacagaagaaaaagataacaaaagtaataatatttattttattgtttatttattgtgtacatacttaatatataatataatgttataataaaataaatttttcaaaaacttgttataaatcatgggaggatgttaagacgacatcccacactcccggtaagggatacgacaagtataaaagtctataaggtttttaaacaaaatatcttatgacacctcattataatattgtgatatgatatacataattatttaaaacattactaatattatatacaccatattattaccataaaattatacaaatacatacatttattttcttgtacaccaacggtcataaacggtaacaaaacggctagtttttgctctataaatatgatctcacaaacacattcaatcactccaactttctcttcttctctaaaattattcttcatcaaatttttgaagaaaaaagaagatgactttcacaaagttatttttaattattttggttataatactcacgaatcttgtacttatcggagaatatcctcctcgtgtgttttctttatttttacgaatgcttgtatttgttgtttatccattaatttgtattgcaatattcattaactaataaaatgcatcataattttttagtaccacaATGTCAAaattgacaaagctcgaatttgttgcactcgacattacgggaaaaaattatatgccatggactctcgatgtagaaatgcatcttgagtcattgggtctaagcgagactattaaagaaaatggtatatcttcatcacaagaaaaggcaagagccatgatatttttgcgtcgacatctcgacgagggattaaaatgtgaatatctgattgaaaaagatctcattgctttgtggaagggattaaaagaaa includes:
- the LOC140984805 gene encoding uncharacterized protein, which produces MSNPLMASNRDDPLLLLSAHHHPASSSSPAAVSDPDSYLLDASQLGSASGSFQNDGFLGGGYDAGFVNESEYGFSRPDFRQGPLVGTVELYERHVFLCYKNPQVWPPRIEAAEFDRLPRLLAAALAARKTEMKRQTRLTICEGHDGTETSNGDVLIFPDMIRYRRLTHFDVDTFVEEVLVKECEWLPGSPEALRGCYIFVCCHGSRDRRCGICGPSVINKFKDEIETRGLQGKVSVGPCSHIGGHKYAGNVIIFGPNIKKEVTGHWYGYVMPEDVPVLLEQHIGKGEIVDCLWRGQMGLSEDDQKRSQELRFQINGETFMDRIPNETIGVTDAKASMCASQADGTACCQEKDGFSCCQNPASQGKVDPESTKVAENVTNEKKRRYKRQISQNNVGNGTGPHKVCSMPTWLETWEREDAYAALAVVGAAVSVAFAYSCYKQLS
- the LOC140984806 gene encoding SEC14 cytosolic factor-like; translation: MASMYIIKVELFRDRIVDIDKRSKKVDEPLKKTFQNMLLGYQRETFLRFLKARDGNVLIACKMLTDCLNWRIQNEIDFTLAKPIVPNDMYRAIRDSQLVGMPGYTKEGVPVIATGVGLSTYDKASIHCYVQSHIQMNEYRDRVILPSATKKIGWYIGTCINILDMTGLKLSALNQIKLLSAISTIDDLNYPEKTDTYYIVNAPYIFTACWKVVKPLLHERTGKKVQVLSGSGRDDLLKIMDHESLPHFCRREGSGSSKIARNEMVSDCFSLDHPYHQQLYNYVKE